A section of the Sedimentisphaera cyanobacteriorum genome encodes:
- a CDS encoding aldose epimerase family protein — MLLRKLSILTLVLSVAVLSSCTETQKKDSPKKCPKQSLKPSIEKSYFGTTKDGQKVYEYMLDNGKGMDAGIITYGGVMTYLNVPDKNGKSDDILLGFDNLKDFEEKSDYFNALIGRYGNRIAKGKFELNGKTYTLATNNGENHLHGGDKGFDKRVWSATHSVTEDAANLTLTYLSKDGEEGYPGSLRCVVTYSITADNELVIDYKAETDKATPVNLTQHNYYNLDGQGSGKILDHKLMINASEITPVDEGLIPTGEIVDVYGPFDFTEPKKIGKHINSADIQMKYGKGYDHNFVLDKGKGMGLAAKVYEPDSGRIMEVWTEEPGLQFYSGNFLDGTIVGKEGKRYVQRCAFCLETQHFPDSPNKPQFPSTILEPGEVYNTKTIYKFKTK; from the coding sequence ATGCTGTTGCGTAAACTTTCAATCTTAACATTAGTGCTTAGCGTTGCGGTGCTTTCATCATGCACTGAAACCCAGAAAAAAGACTCACCCAAGAAGTGTCCCAAGCAGAGCCTCAAGCCCTCTATTGAGAAGAGCTACTTCGGCACCACCAAAGACGGGCAGAAGGTGTACGAGTATATGCTCGATAACGGCAAGGGCATGGATGCAGGAATAATCACCTATGGCGGGGTTATGACTTACCTCAACGTACCTGACAAGAACGGCAAGAGCGATGACATTCTCCTCGGCTTCGATAATCTCAAGGATTTCGAAGAGAAGAGCGATTATTTCAACGCCCTTATCGGCAGATACGGCAACCGTATTGCAAAAGGCAAATTCGAGCTGAACGGCAAGACCTACACCCTCGCCACAAATAACGGCGAGAACCACCTACACGGCGGAGACAAGGGCTTCGACAAGCGGGTTTGGTCTGCTACGCATTCAGTAACAGAAGATGCCGCAAACCTCACCCTAACCTACCTCAGCAAAGACGGCGAGGAAGGATACCCGGGCAGCCTCCGCTGCGTGGTAACATATTCAATAACTGCAGATAATGAGCTTGTAATAGACTACAAAGCCGAAACAGACAAGGCTACACCGGTTAATCTCACTCAGCACAACTACTACAACCTCGATGGACAGGGCAGCGGGAAAATCCTCGACCATAAGCTTATGATCAATGCCTCAGAGATAACTCCTGTTGATGAAGGACTTATCCCCACCGGAGAGATCGTGGATGTTTACGGCCCTTTCGACTTCACAGAGCCAAAGAAAATCGGAAAGCACATAAACTCTGCCGATATCCAGATGAAATACGGCAAAGGCTACGACCACAACTTTGTTCTCGATAAAGGCAAAGGCATGGGGCTCGCTGCAAAGGTTTACGAACCCGACAGCGGCAGGATTATGGAAGTTTGGACAGAAGAGCCCGGGCTGCAGTTCTACAGCGGCAATTTCCTCGACGGAACAATTGTGGGCAAGGAAGGCAAAAGATACGTTCAGAGATGCGCATTCTGCCTTGAAACCCAGCACTTCCCCGATTCACCGAATAAGCCTCAGTTCCCATCTACTATCCTCGAACCGGGAGAGGTTTACAACACAAAAACAATCTACAAATTCAAAACTAAATAA
- a CDS encoding 4-phosphoerythronate dehydrogenase: MKILADKHIPFIEKAIEGLGETVIKHGSDMSPSDFKDIDAYLGRSVRKLGAEELTGSRVQFTSTASVGTDHADTDYLESQGIAFASAAGCNAVSVADYVTAAILNLACRRGFSLKGKSIGIIGAGNVGSRAAKRCEGLGMDVVLNDPPLKRTTGEEKYRPIHEMLGCDFISFHTPLIRSGIDKTLHYFNADFASKIRPGAVLINTSRGAVADTQAVIKALDSGRLSDAVIDVWEGEPKISAPLLEKAFIATPHIAGHAIEAKIRAMRMVVNAMCEHFQIPKRVDEKDFLPPPEVEKIEIGKSGSVECRLNEAVKNIYNIEKDDSSLRKILSMQHPQRPDFFDSLRKNYPVRRELSTVKQVVCPKEIEPLCKAVFPPAE; this comes from the coding sequence CCGTAATAAAGCACGGCAGCGATATGAGCCCATCAGATTTCAAGGATATAGATGCCTATCTTGGAAGAAGCGTTAGAAAGCTCGGGGCAGAAGAGCTTACAGGAAGCAGAGTTCAGTTCACCTCAACCGCTTCAGTTGGCACAGACCACGCAGACACAGATTATCTTGAATCGCAGGGTATAGCGTTTGCCTCAGCTGCAGGCTGCAATGCTGTGAGCGTAGCTGATTACGTTACTGCTGCAATACTCAATCTCGCCTGCAGGCGCGGCTTTTCGCTTAAGGGCAAGTCTATAGGGATTATCGGAGCGGGGAACGTTGGCTCGAGAGCTGCCAAAAGGTGCGAGGGGCTCGGGATGGATGTGGTTTTGAACGACCCTCCCCTCAAAAGGACAACAGGAGAAGAAAAATACCGTCCTATACATGAAATGCTGGGCTGCGATTTTATATCATTTCACACGCCGCTAATACGCTCGGGCATTGATAAAACACTGCATTATTTCAACGCTGATTTTGCATCCAAAATCAGGCCTGGTGCCGTGCTTATAAACACCTCAAGAGGGGCTGTAGCTGATACTCAAGCAGTAATAAAAGCCCTTGATTCCGGACGGCTCAGCGATGCGGTGATAGATGTATGGGAAGGCGAACCGAAAATATCCGCTCCGCTTCTGGAAAAGGCCTTTATAGCAACCCCGCATATCGCCGGCCACGCTATCGAAGCCAAAATCCGAGCGATGAGGATGGTGGTGAATGCTATGTGCGAGCATTTCCAGATTCCGAAGAGAGTGGACGAAAAAGACTTCCTCCCGCCTCCGGAAGTGGAAAAAATCGAAATCGGGAAATCTGGCAGCGTTGAATGCCGACTGAACGAAGCGGTTAAAAATATCTATAACATTGAAAAAGACGACAGCTCCCTTAGAAAAATTCTCTCAATGCAGCACCCTCAGCGGCCGGACTTCTTCGACAGCCTGCGCAAAAATTATCCTGTAAGAAGGGAACTGAGCACAGTAAAGCAAGTTGTCTGCCCTAAGGAAATAGAGCCCCTGTGCAAAGCGGTTTTCCCGCCGGCAGAATGA